The following is a genomic window from Lactococcus carnosus.
ATCTGTCCGCCATACTGTATCTTGATCATACGCGCACATTGACCATCTTGTGACAGCAGTGCGTCATGCGTGCCTTGTTCAATAATTTTGCCATTTGACATAAAGATAATTAAATCACTTGCGACAATAGTCGATAAACGATGCGCTATCATAATCGTCGTCTTACCTGCCGTTGCTTTTTCCAATGCACGCTGAATTTTCAATTTACTAAAACTATCAAGATTAGAGGTACTTTCATCAAAAATATAAAGGTCTCTCTGTTTAAGAAAGGCTCTAGCCAATGCAATTCTTTGCCTTTCACCCCCTGAAAAATTAGCCCCATTTTCTTCTACGAATGCATACAGTCGCTGTGGTAATTTTGAAATAAAGTCATAAGCACCTGCCATTTTGACAGCATTTAACACCTGTTCATAGGTTGCCATATCATCACCAATTTTAACATTATCAAGTATTGTGCCAGTAAATATCTCGATATTTTGTGGTACATAGCCGATTTTTGATCGAAGTGAAATAGGTGATATATCTGCCAAGTCATAGGTATCAAATGTCACCGACCCTTTTGATACATCATAAAATTTCATCAACAGTTTGGCTAAACTTGATTTACCTGATCCGCTCTCCCCAACGATAGCAAGTTTACTACCCGATTTGATTGTTAAATTCAGCCCTTCTATCACAGGAGGACGTGAGCCATAGCGAAAGCTCACATTATCAAAGCGAATATCGCCAGTAAGCGGCACATCAGTCAACAATTGTGGGGCAGATATTTCTGTATCCAACTCCATCATCTCCCCTAAGCGAACCATTGCGATTTGGGCCTCTTGATAAGTCAACTGTAGACCAACTAAATTTTGAATAGGCTGAGTAAAATAACCTGATAATGTTTGAAATACCATCAAATCACCAATAGATAGGTTACCATCAATAATGGCAAGCGCACCAACTGCCGTCATGACAATAGTCGACATATTATTAATACCAGAAGATAGGGCACTTTGAAGCTGGCTAAGTAATCCTTCACTATAGCCAAGTTTTAATACTTTGACAAATTTATTTTCTAATTTATCAATCTGAACCGTTTCATTACCATAAGCTTTAACAGTTTCAATATTTTGAATACTCTCGATGAGCTGTGAATTCATCACTGCTCCCGCTTCCATTTGATCATAATTAATGCGTTTATAACTACCTTTAAAAACATAGATTAGTATGACATCAATAATAACAACTGAAAGTGTTAGAAGAAATAAAGGTAAGTTGATCTGAATAAGTGCAATACCTGTCAATATTGCCAGTAATAGATCAAGTACCAATGACACACTGACTTGACTAAAAATATCTTTAATTGTCATCGCATCTTGAAACCGCGTCAGAATATCACCTGTTTTTCGTGTCGAAAAAAAATGATAGGGTAGTCTAAGTACATGATTATAATAACCCAATAAAACTGGTAAATCTATTTTTCTTGATAAAAATAGCAATACATAAGACCGAAACCATGATAAAAAAATCTGAATGAAACCAATGAGCAAAAACATGACCATATAGACAAATAGAGTATTCTTGAGCTGATAAGGAATGACCTCATCAAAAATTGCTTTGCTAAAAAGACTAGAGACAATGCCTAAAATCGTCAAAACTGCACTCATTAAGATTACCGTTGCCAATAATTTTTTTTGTGGCATCATGATTTGTTTAAACAAGTGCCACATGGATGTCTTGTTTTGATGGGCAATTTCAAATTTTGATTTTGGTATCATTAATATTGCAACACCAGTAAATATTTTTTCTATGTCTGCTCGCGTTCTCTTTTCATACCCAAAAGCAGGATCCATGACATATAAATTATCT
Proteins encoded in this region:
- a CDS encoding peptidase domain-containing ABC transporter, whose protein sequence is MLDKQHPVILQHDASDCAAAVMSSICRFYGEEYTLMKMREVLGTDIYGTTVSGLVTGATKLGFDVKAIKMKVEDVTQDYTLPAILHVRTVSGATHFIVVYQIKKDNLYVMDPAFGYEKRTRADIEKIFTGVAILMIPKSKFEIAHQNKTSMWHLFKQIMMPQKKLLATVILMSAVLTILGIVSSLFSKAIFDEVIPYQLKNTLFVYMVMFLLIGFIQIFLSWFRSYVLLFLSRKIDLPVLLGYYNHVLRLPYHFFSTRKTGDILTRFQDAMTIKDIFSQVSVSLVLDLLLAILTGIALIQINLPLFLLTLSVVIIDVILIYVFKGSYKRINYDQMEAGAVMNSQLIESIQNIETVKAYGNETVQIDKLENKFVKVLKLGYSEGLLSQLQSALSSGINNMSTIVMTAVGALAIIDGNLSIGDLMVFQTLSGYFTQPIQNLVGLQLTYQEAQIAMVRLGEMMELDTEISAPQLLTDVPLTGDIRFDNVSFRYGSRPPVIEGLNLTIKSGSKLAIVGESGSGKSSLAKLLMKFYDVSKGSVTFDTYDLADISPISLRSKIGYVPQNIEIFTGTILDNVKIGDDMATYEQVLNAVKMAGAYDFISKLPQRLYAFVEENGANFSGGERQRIALARAFLKQRDLYIFDESTSNLDSFSKLKIQRALEKATAGKTTIMIAHRLSTIVASDLIIFMSNGKIIEQGTHDALLSQDGQCARMIKIQYGGQIVAGRTSHKVSREGDEVSY